The following are encoded in a window of Pseudalgibacter alginicilyticus genomic DNA:
- a CDS encoding energy transducer TonB, whose product MELKKNPKANVGRNSSLYFAIGLALMLFLTNLAINYKTYDKEVIDIGSLDMEDEFEEEIPITELLQSPPPPPPPPAAPEVIEIVEDEVEIEETVIETTETDQAEEIIEVQQVEVAEVVEDIEVPFAVIENVPVFPGCEKKKTNNDKKKCMSDEITKFVGKKFNTELASELGLSGRQRINVIFKIDKTGSITGVMARAPHPGLEKEAARVINLLPKMQPGKQRGKAVTVPYSLPIVFQVQD is encoded by the coding sequence ATGGAACTTAAGAAAAATCCCAAAGCAAATGTTGGAAGAAACAGTTCGCTTTATTTCGCAATTGGTTTGGCACTGATGTTGTTTTTAACAAATTTAGCTATCAATTACAAAACTTACGATAAAGAAGTAATTGATATAGGCTCTTTAGATATGGAAGATGAATTTGAAGAAGAAATTCCAATTACTGAGCTATTACAATCTCCACCACCACCGCCACCACCACCAGCTGCTCCAGAAGTCATTGAGATTGTGGAAGATGAGGTAGAAATTGAAGAAACTGTTATTGAAACTACTGAAACAGATCAAGCTGAAGAGATTATTGAAGTTCAGCAAGTAGAAGTAGCAGAAGTTGTAGAAGATATAGAAGTTCCTTTTGCTGTAATCGAAAATGTTCCTGTATTCCCAGGTTGTGAAAAGAAAAAGACAAATAATGACAAGAAAAAATGTATGTCTGATGAGATTACAAAATTTGTTGGTAAAAAGTTTAATACAGAACTTGCAAGTGAATTAGGGTTATCAGGAAGACAACGTATAAATGTTATTTTTAAAATTGACAAAACAGGTAGTATTACAGGTGTTATGGCTAGAGCTCCACATCCAGGATTAGAAAAGGAAGCAGCAAGAGTTATAAATTTATTGCCTAAAATGCAACCAGGGAAACAACGAGGGAAAGCAGTAACTGTACCATATTCTTTACCAATTGTTTTCCAAGTACAAGATTAA
- a CDS encoding cytochrome c oxidase subunit 3, whose protein sequence is MDLTQGTLKEKHGRAKKMMLWFGIISLIMSFAGWTSAFVVSSSRPDWLGDFQLPNAFIISTVVIILSSITFLLAKQALKKNKTQQVTICLLATLVLGVVFIVFQFSGFQQIIDLGYYFTGPASNITMSYIYLIAVVHIAHVVVGLICLLVVIYNHFKQKYQANNMLGFELAATFWHFIDILWVYLFLFLYFVK, encoded by the coding sequence ATGGATTTAACGCAAGGAACTTTAAAAGAAAAACATGGCAGAGCTAAAAAAATGATGCTTTGGTTTGGTATCATTTCACTTATCATGTCTTTTGCTGGTTGGACAAGTGCATTTGTGGTAAGTAGTTCCAGACCTGATTGGTTGGGTGATTTTCAGTTGCCTAATGCCTTTATTATTAGTACGGTGGTTATTATATTAAGCAGTATCACCTTTTTATTAGCTAAGCAAGCACTAAAGAAAAATAAAACACAGCAGGTAACTATCTGTTTATTAGCAACTTTGGTATTGGGAGTGGTTTTTATTGTTTTTCAATTCTCAGGATTTCAACAAATCATAGATTTAGGATATTATTTCACAGGACCAGCAAGTAATATTACCATGTCATATATTTATTTAATAGCTGTGGTGCATATTGCCCATGTTGTGGTAGGTTTAATTTGTTTGTTGGTAGTAATTTATAATCATTTTAAACAAAAGTATCAAGCAAATAATATGTTAGGGTTTGAATTGGCTGCTACTTTTTGGCATTTTATAGATATACTGTGGGTATATCTGTTTTTGTTTTTATATTTTGTGAAGTAA
- a CDS encoding cytochrome C oxidase subunit IV family protein, which produces MAHEHKLEIFRGLIKFKSNTQKIWGVLIFLALVTAVEVVLGIIKPEPLMSYFLGMKLLNWIFILLTIVKAYYIAWDFMHLRDEVAPLRRVIVWTGVFLILYLTFILLKEGGYVFDVYHNGFIKNDF; this is translated from the coding sequence ATGGCACACGAACATAAATTAGAAATATTTAGAGGCTTAATTAAGTTTAAATCAAACACCCAAAAAATTTGGGGTGTTTTAATCTTCTTAGCCTTAGTAACAGCAGTAGAGGTTGTTTTAGGGATTATTAAACCAGAACCTTTAATGTCCTATTTTTTAGGTATGAAATTACTTAATTGGATTTTCATACTATTAACCATAGTAAAAGCGTATTATATAGCTTGGGATTTTATGCACTTAAGAGATGAAGTTGCTCCTTTAAGACGTGTGATAGTTTGGACTGGGGTATTCTTGATTCTATATTTAACGTTCATTTTACTTAAAGAAGGTGGGTATGTTTTTGATGTTTATCATAATGGATTTATAAAAAATGATTTTTAA
- the cyoE gene encoding heme o synthase has translation MNKSKTVSSNPSVISDFKEITKMRLALSVVFSSLAGYLLGVDIISYSELILLAFGGYFMVGASNAFNQIIEKDLDALMDRTKNRPVAAGRMSVTTAFIIASIFTVLGIIILYSINKQTAMFGAISIFIYTCVYTPLKTLTPISVFVGAIPGAIPFMLGWVAATDNFGIEPGTLFALQFFWQFPHFWAIGWFLYEDYKKGGFFMLPTGKQDKGTAVQVIMYTIWTLIVSIIPVFGFTGRLELSIVAAVIVFGLGLWMLYYAIRLFKIMTEKAARQLMLVSVSYISLVQIVYVIDKFIR, from the coding sequence TTGAATAAGTCTAAAACTGTATCATCAAACCCTTCTGTAATTTCAGATTTTAAAGAGATTACTAAAATGCGATTAGCATTAAGTGTGGTGTTTTCGTCGCTTGCAGGGTATTTGTTAGGAGTAGATATTATTAGTTATAGCGAACTTATTTTATTAGCTTTTGGAGGATATTTTATGGTGGGAGCTTCCAATGCATTTAATCAAATTATTGAAAAAGATTTGGATGCTTTAATGGATCGTACTAAAAATAGGCCTGTTGCTGCGGGGAGAATGTCTGTTACTACCGCATTTATTATTGCTTCAATTTTTACTGTTTTAGGAATTATAATTTTGTATAGTATCAACAAGCAAACTGCTATGTTTGGTGCTATTTCAATATTTATATACACTTGTGTTTATACACCTCTAAAAACGTTAACACCAATTTCTGTTTTTGTGGGCGCTATTCCTGGAGCAATACCGTTTATGTTAGGATGGGTGGCAGCAACGGATAATTTTGGTATTGAACCAGGAACTTTATTTGCATTGCAATTTTTTTGGCAGTTCCCTCATTTCTGGGCGATTGGTTGGTTTTTGTATGAAGATTATAAAAAAGGTGGCTTTTTTATGTTGCCTACAGGAAAGCAAGATAAGGGTACGGCGGTACAGGTAATTATGTACACCATTTGGACTTTAATTGTATCTATAATTCCAGTATTTGGATTTACGGGGCGTTTAGAATTATCTATTGTTGCTGCAGTTATTGTTTTTGGATTGGGATTGTGGATGTTGTATTATGCTATTAGATTATTTAAAATAATGACAGAAAAAGCAGCAAGACAACTTATGTTAGTGAGTGTTTCGTATATTTCGTTGGTGCAAATAGTATATGTTATTGATAAATTTATAAGATAA
- a CDS encoding cytochrome c oxidase subunit 3, whose translation MSTTVVNTGTEGKTWGGGSGPLQASYGKMMMWFFIVSDALTFSGFLAAYGFSRFKFIDSWPIADEVFTHFPFLHGVEAPMYYVAFMTFILIMSSVTMVLAVDAGHHLNKAKVTIYMFLTIIGGIIFLGSQAWEWNTFIKGDYGAIQTKGGNILQFVNTDGQRVALKDVALVDTHKERIQQESKSGIWFASESALPSYTVNEVINGLEAKEDILVRTQMLDENGHKTVLSREESLKYLKDNGVAVIEGANLQVNEYGSPLFADFFFFITGFHGFHVFSGIVLNIIVFFNVVIGTYEKRKSYEMVEKVGLYWHFVDLVWVFVFTFFYLV comes from the coding sequence ATGAGTACTACAGTTGTCAATACTGGAACAGAGGGTAAAACTTGGGGTGGAGGCTCTGGACCTCTACAAGCAAGTTATGGTAAAATGATGATGTGGTTTTTCATCGTTTCTGATGCTTTAACTTTCTCTGGGTTTTTAGCAGCCTATGGGTTTTCAAGATTTAAATTTATTGATTCTTGGCCTATTGCTGACGAAGTGTTTACTCACTTCCCATTTTTACATGGGGTTGAAGCACCGATGTATTATGTAGCATTTATGACTTTCATACTTATTATGTCATCTGTAACCATGGTACTTGCCGTGGATGCTGGCCATCATTTAAATAAGGCAAAAGTAACTATCTATATGTTTTTAACCATTATTGGAGGGATTATATTTTTAGGTTCTCAAGCATGGGAGTGGAACACTTTTATCAAAGGAGATTATGGTGCTATTCAAACTAAAGGAGGTAATATTCTACAATTTGTAAATACTGATGGGCAGAGAGTGGCTTTAAAAGATGTTGCTTTGGTTGATACTCATAAAGAAAGAATTCAACAAGAAAGTAAAAGTGGTATTTGGTTTGCAAGTGAATCTGCTTTGCCAAGTTATACCGTTAATGAGGTAATTAACGGTTTGGAAGCTAAGGAAGATATTTTAGTAAGAACTCAAATGCTTGACGAAAATGGACATAAAACAGTTCTTTCAAGAGAGGAATCTTTAAAATATTTAAAAGATAACGGTGTAGCAGTTATAGAAGGAGCCAATTTACAGGTTAATGAATATGGGTCGCCTTTATTTGCAGATTTCTTTTTCTTTATCACTGGATTTCACGGATTTCATGTGTTTTCTGGAATAGTTCTTAATATCATTGTTTTTTTTAATGTTGTTATCGGAACTTATGAAAAACGTAAAAGTTATGAAATGGTTGAAAAAGTTGGTTTATACTGGCACTTTGTAGATTTAGTTTGGGTATTTGTATTCACCTTCTTCTACCTCGTTTAA